A stretch of Nitrospirota bacterium DNA encodes these proteins:
- a CDS encoding UvrD-helicase domain-containing protein encodes MAPSDKHQIQKNAADTGKSVHLSASAGSGKTRALKDRYLALLDVLDKRGLAIDQAVAITFTEKAAAEIKERVIGGLPEAVLKKIIRGRQDLRISTIHSFCMNVLKRYPLEAGLPPDFGVLDSRDQAAKIRKAVEDTLEGSDQDREIMAPLKGFTVDELISTIEYLLSIRSRLKRMEIDAQGPDGLLKAIRTGMEIDAAEAELTTLITGDEWRTSFQEMERILKAEFDNYVDCMGPGHLLLAAAKDADTASRISSELSPIYFTLEGAPRKNAKIAAKAFKGGNRKEYEKLFFAIQALLYRLRNAYQRAQAGRESLSMLRLYLRSAEQYQASKIREGLLDFDDLEIYTYRLLQNSESPEILYWLDRKILHFLVDEFQDTSDIQWAILDKLTSEIFAGLGADKRMPPTLFVVGDEKQSIYRFREANYRLIENVKQKMETLLPPGSRAILTLDKNFRSTPEVIETVNRVFAGLWGERYKASDVDRKDHKGSVQLIEIQQTPADAQLTGPTEAEVLAREISSLIERGATVYERSAGTKPPQSLFSKGGKEEIPPLTKGGGGGFETGPVSDWKMRPAAFGDCAILIQSRTRLKEYETALQQAGIPFRVIGGIGFYEEDEIQALMSTLFFLWNKDDKLALAAALTSALFGFTDKDIFDLMQHQGDMADALRTLKPGAWELLHRWQQLAGVAPLASLIHMIVNESGAYVRFGRRNPQAVFNIDKLLDTAREFDRRGYTTLQDFVEWVRNIRRTEQREAAADMNLPGFQGSVGILTVHKAKGLEFPIVFLPGMNQAARSLTIGPEALISETGGMPRIAIKDPDNPVYDDMWKGDSGEQEELRREHQRLLYVAMTRARDHLIMLGTLGAGKTPIKQNTWLDYLYITAPQPLFEAPITDPAGTRCYSYPSSAGEPSMTEKPPSARFFKRNADQAVTTQIEVQQVLDNISPLPRSEALEWKRATDFIERKMEDATGAPALSGETRDVSPLTRGSVLHRCLEEHSKAGVYDIDRITAEYPEIMTLGHDAQNNFKLNVGSILGSILENRDRAWIFERRDKSYSELPFLYKKGHSLVSGIIDRVVIRDGKGSVIDYKSILIENDGALRSWKDHYRPQIKIYCEAVKEIFKLERVEGYLLFLDSNRLELVV; translated from the coding sequence ATGGCCCCCTCCGATAAACATCAAATCCAAAAGAACGCCGCCGACACCGGCAAGTCCGTGCACCTCTCTGCATCGGCAGGATCGGGCAAGACCCGCGCGCTGAAGGACCGTTACCTTGCGCTGCTCGACGTGCTCGACAAGCGCGGGCTCGCCATCGACCAGGCCGTGGCCATCACCTTCACGGAAAAGGCCGCCGCGGAGATCAAAGAGCGGGTAATAGGCGGCCTGCCCGAGGCCGTGCTCAAGAAGATCATCCGCGGCAGACAGGACCTGCGCATCTCCACCATTCACTCCTTCTGCATGAATGTATTAAAGCGCTATCCGCTCGAAGCGGGACTCCCGCCGGACTTCGGCGTGCTCGACTCCCGCGACCAGGCGGCCAAGATCCGGAAGGCCGTCGAAGACACCCTCGAAGGATCCGACCAGGACCGGGAGATCATGGCCCCGCTCAAGGGATTCACGGTTGACGAACTGATCTCCACGATCGAGTACCTGCTTTCAATCAGGAGCAGGCTCAAGCGCATGGAGATCGACGCACAGGGACCCGACGGCCTGCTCAAGGCAATACGCACAGGAATGGAGATTGATGCTGCGGAGGCGGAGCTCACGACTCTCATCACCGGCGATGAATGGCGGACATCGTTCCAGGAGATGGAGCGGATTCTCAAGGCAGAGTTTGACAATTACGTTGACTGCATGGGTCCCGGACACCTTCTTCTTGCCGCTGCAAAGGACGCTGATACGGCCTCCAGGATATCATCAGAACTCTCCCCGATCTACTTCACCCTCGAAGGCGCACCGCGCAAGAACGCGAAGATCGCCGCAAAAGCATTTAAAGGCGGGAACAGAAAGGAATATGAGAAGCTCTTCTTCGCGATCCAGGCTTTGCTGTACCGGCTCAGGAACGCGTACCAACGCGCGCAAGCAGGCCGCGAGTCACTCAGCATGCTCCGGCTGTATTTGCGCTCCGCCGAACAATACCAGGCATCAAAGATCAGGGAAGGTCTTCTGGACTTCGATGACCTCGAGATCTACACCTATCGCCTGCTCCAGAATAGTGAATCGCCGGAGATCCTCTACTGGCTCGACCGCAAGATATTGCATTTCCTCGTTGACGAGTTCCAGGACACCAGCGATATCCAGTGGGCAATCCTCGACAAGCTGACCAGCGAGATCTTCGCGGGCCTGGGGGCTGATAAGCGCATGCCCCCCACGCTGTTCGTGGTCGGCGATGAGAAGCAGTCCATTTACCGTTTCCGCGAGGCGAACTACCGCCTGATCGAGAACGTCAAGCAGAAAATGGAGACGCTTCTGCCGCCAGGATCGAGGGCGATTCTCACGCTCGATAAGAACTTCCGTTCAACACCCGAGGTCATCGAGACCGTGAACAGGGTCTTTGCAGGGCTGTGGGGAGAACGTTATAAAGCCTCTGACGTTGACCGGAAAGACCACAAGGGGAGCGTGCAGCTGATCGAGATTCAGCAGACGCCCGCGGACGCACAGTTGACCGGCCCCACGGAAGCAGAAGTGCTTGCGAGGGAGATATCGTCGTTGATCGAACGCGGGGCAACTGTTTATGAAAGGTCTGCAGGTACAAAGCCCCCTCAATCCCTCTTTTCCAAAGGGGGAAAAGAAGAAATCCCCCCTTTAACAAAGGGGGGCGGGGGGGGATTTGAAACCGGGCCGGTATCTGATTGGAAAATGCGTCCCGCTGCTTTCGGCGACTGCGCCATCCTGATCCAGTCGCGCACAAGGCTCAAAGAATACGAAACAGCACTGCAGCAGGCAGGCATTCCCTTCCGCGTGATCGGCGGCATCGGCTTCTACGAGGAGGATGAGATCCAGGCCTTGATGAGCACCCTCTTTTTCCTCTGGAACAAGGATGATAAACTGGCGCTTGCCGCGGCCCTTACCTCGGCCCTCTTCGGGTTCACGGACAAGGACATCTTCGACCTCATGCAGCACCAGGGAGATATGGCCGATGCCCTCCGAACGCTGAAACCAGGAGCGTGGGAATTGTTGCACCGCTGGCAACAGCTCGCGGGCGTCGCGCCTCTTGCCTCCCTCATTCATATGATCGTCAATGAGAGCGGCGCCTATGTGCGGTTCGGCAGGAGGAACCCTCAGGCGGTCTTCAACATCGATAAACTGCTCGATACTGCCCGCGAGTTCGATCGCCGCGGCTACACCACGCTCCAGGACTTCGTTGAATGGGTCAGGAACATCCGCAGGACCGAGCAGCGCGAAGCCGCCGCTGACATGAACCTTCCCGGGTTCCAGGGGTCCGTCGGCATCCTGACCGTGCATAAGGCAAAGGGTCTGGAATTTCCCATCGTGTTCCTGCCGGGGATGAACCAGGCCGCGCGATCGCTCACCATTGGACCGGAGGCGCTCATCAGCGAAACAGGCGGTATGCCGCGCATCGCCATCAAGGATCCGGACAACCCGGTGTATGACGATATGTGGAAAGGCGACAGCGGCGAACAGGAAGAGCTCAGGCGGGAACACCAGCGGCTTCTCTATGTCGCGATGACACGGGCACGGGACCATCTGATCATGCTCGGCACCCTCGGAGCCGGCAAGACGCCGATCAAACAGAACACCTGGCTGGATTACCTGTATATCACCGCGCCGCAACCATTATTTGAAGCACCGATCACCGATCCGGCAGGCACACGTTGCTACTCATATCCCTCGTCTGCCGGGGAACCAAGCATGACGGAAAAACCTCCTTCGGCCCGATTTTTCAAGAGGAACGCTGATCAGGCCGTTACGACGCAGATCGAGGTACAACAAGTCCTCGACAACATCTCCCCTCTCCCGCGCTCGGAAGCGCTTGAGTGGAAGCGGGCAACAGACTTCATCGAGCGAAAAATGGAAGATGCAACCGGGGCACCGGCCCTTTCAGGTGAAACCAGGGATGTTTCCCCCCTCACCCGGGGGAGCGTTCTCCACCGTTGTCTTGAGGAACACTCAAAGGCCGGTGTATACGATATTGACAGGATCACGGCCGAATATCCTGAGATAATGACGCTCGGGCACGACGCTCAAAATAACTTTAAGCTGAATGTCGGGTCGATCCTGGGATCAATTCTTGAAAATCGGGACAGAGCATGGATTTTCGAGCGCCGCGATAAGTCGTATTCGGAGCTGCCTTTCCTGTACAAAAAAGGCCACTCCCTCGTGAGCGGCATCATCGATCGCGTCGTCATCAGGGACGGGAAAGGATCTGTTATAGATTATAAGTCCATTCTTATCGAGAATGACGGCGCGCTCAGATCGTGGAAGGATCATTACCGCCCGCAGATCAAGATATATTGTGAGGCAGTGAAAGAGATCTTCAAGCTTGAGCGCGTGGAAGGATATTTATTGTTCCTTGACAGCAACAGATTGGAATTGGTAGTGTAA
- a CDS encoding DegQ family serine endoprotease: MQKRIRNSKISWFLVVLSILFLVSGVYLTGNTAHAGGKTISPDSKKLLGNLSNALAEVAEAVRPAVVNISTTTTIPAQENPFGDMFNDPFFRRFFGDQFNHPGQNRKQKSSALGSGVIVSDTGYILTNSHVVKGAEEIKVVLYDKREFKGTIVGVDSKTDLAVVKIDAGELPTIPVGSSSTLKTGDVVIAIGNPFGLNQTITMGIVSAVGRSHIGLADFEDFIQTDAAINPGNSGGALVNTNGELIGINTAIFSTSGGYMGIGFAIPSDMATSVMDNIIKHGKVIRGWLGVSIQDLSPELAKSFKITEQSGALVSGVMEDSPAAKAGLKRGDLIIELDGKAVTDATSLRNRVSALSPETKIEMKIIRDGNQQSLLATLSELKEKADIKKSEYNNVLKGITVQDLTTSLRDKLDIPESMSGVVVTDVSPDGPSRAFLQTNDVIQEVNRQNIKSTQDYEQAVSKIGEKDGVLLLIYRQGGSIYLTIRP, encoded by the coding sequence ATGCAGAAGCGCATCCGCAACAGCAAAATATCATGGTTTCTTGTTGTACTCAGCATTCTATTCCTGGTTTCGGGCGTTTACCTGACCGGTAATACCGCCCACGCCGGGGGGAAAACCATTTCCCCGGACAGTAAAAAGCTGCTCGGGAATTTAAGCAATGCACTGGCCGAGGTGGCCGAGGCAGTACGGCCCGCCGTGGTGAATATTTCGACAACGACCACGATCCCGGCGCAAGAGAACCCCTTCGGCGATATGTTCAACGATCCTTTTTTCAGGCGCTTCTTCGGCGACCAGTTCAACCATCCGGGGCAGAACCGGAAACAGAAGTCCTCGGCCCTGGGCTCGGGTGTGATCGTGTCCGACACAGGGTATATCCTTACGAACAGCCATGTAGTCAAGGGGGCCGAAGAGATCAAGGTGGTTCTGTATGACAAACGGGAATTCAAAGGCACGATCGTGGGCGTTGATTCCAAAACAGACCTCGCCGTCGTGAAGATCGATGCCGGGGAACTACCGACGATACCCGTAGGGTCATCATCTACGCTGAAGACCGGTGACGTGGTGATCGCCATTGGCAATCCCTTTGGCCTGAACCAGACGATCACCATGGGGATCGTGAGCGCCGTGGGAAGATCGCATATCGGTCTCGCTGATTTTGAGGACTTCATCCAGACCGACGCGGCCATCAACCCGGGCAATTCGGGCGGCGCGCTGGTCAACACCAACGGTGAACTGATCGGCATCAATACCGCCATCTTCTCGACCAGCGGCGGATATATGGGGATCGGCTTTGCGATACCCTCCGACATGGCAACAAGCGTTATGGACAATATCATCAAGCACGGGAAAGTGATCCGCGGCTGGCTGGGTGTCAGCATCCAGGATCTTTCACCGGAGCTCGCGAAATCCTTCAAGATCACGGAACAGTCAGGCGCCCTGGTCTCGGGCGTCATGGAAGACAGCCCTGCGGCCAAGGCCGGTCTGAAGCGGGGCGACCTCATCATCGAACTGGACGGGAAAGCGGTTACCGACGCCACCAGCCTCAGGAACCGGGTGTCCGCCTTATCGCCAGAAACAAAGATCGAGATGAAGATAATACGGGATGGCAATCAACAGTCCCTCCTGGCAACGCTCAGTGAATTAAAAGAAAAAGCGGACATAAAAAAGAGCGAATACAACAACGTATTGAAGGGCATCACGGTCCAGGACCTCACCACAAGCCTGCGCGACAAGCTTGACATCCCCGAGAGTATGAGCGGAGTTGTCGTGACTGATGTCTCTCCAGACGGCCCCAGCCGTGCTTTTTTGCAGACCAATGACGTGATCCAGGAAGTGAACCGTCAGAACATCAAGAGCACGCAGGATTATGAACAGGCCGTCTCCAAGATTGGAGAAAAGGATGGCGTGCTCCTGCTCATCTATCGGCAAGGAGGTTCGATCTACCTTACGATCAGACCATAG
- a CDS encoding dihydrolipoyl dehydrogenase → MKEYDVIIIGSGAGANLVNDALKHNKTVALVDKGPVGGTCLNVGCIPTKMIVFPADRIMEIREAQKFGITAEIKAIDFASIMERMRKTVKKSHDTIQKTLDETEDFDFYGSEAQFTGEYTLDAAGRTIKGKTIFIVSGARPLIPPIKGIESIEYLTNESALRLTERPESMIIIGGGYIAAEFAHFFEAMGTKVTIIQRNKRLVPAEETEISELLKTSLSRRMTIHTNTEVIEVRQTGKVTTVTAKEQNSGKQLEVIAQSVLIAAGRRSNADLLMVKNTGVKTDEKDYIVVDEFFETSKKGIWAFGDAIGKKMFRHTANHEAELVWHNAVHGKKSRMNFLTVPHAVFSYPEIAAVGLTEEEAVKLMGKDEVLVGKAMYTDVARGDAMIETEGFAKAVVQRKTGKILGYHIIGPQASILIQEVVNAMAGDGNLWSVAKGMHIHPALSEVVLKAFGKLDEATEKG, encoded by the coding sequence ATGAAAGAATACGACGTCATCATCATCGGCTCCGGAGCGGGCGCAAACCTTGTCAACGACGCGCTGAAGCATAACAAGACCGTGGCCCTCGTGGACAAGGGGCCTGTGGGCGGCACCTGCCTGAACGTCGGCTGCATTCCCACAAAGATGATCGTCTTTCCGGCTGACAGGATCATGGAGATCCGCGAGGCACAAAAATTCGGCATCACGGCAGAGATCAAGGCGATCGATTTCGCATCCATCATGGAGCGGATGCGAAAGACCGTGAAAAAGAGTCACGACACTATCCAAAAAACGTTGGACGAAACCGAAGATTTCGATTTCTACGGGAGCGAGGCGCAGTTTACGGGGGAATATACACTCGATGCGGCGGGCCGGACGATCAAAGGTAAAACGATCTTCATCGTATCCGGCGCCCGGCCGCTCATTCCTCCCATCAAAGGCATCGAGAGCATCGAGTACCTCACGAACGAGAGTGCGCTCCGGCTCACGGAACGTCCGGAAAGCATGATCATCATCGGCGGCGGATACATCGCCGCTGAGTTCGCCCATTTCTTCGAGGCCATGGGCACGAAGGTCACCATCATACAGAGGAACAAGCGTCTCGTGCCCGCAGAGGAAACTGAGATCTCGGAACTGCTGAAGACATCCCTGTCCCGCCGCATGACTATTCATACCAATACCGAAGTCATTGAGGTCCGCCAAACCGGAAAGGTCACTACGGTCACGGCAAAAGAGCAGAACAGCGGAAAACAGCTGGAGGTCATCGCTCAATCTGTTCTGATCGCCGCAGGAAGGAGATCAAATGCCGATCTTCTGATGGTAAAGAATACCGGCGTGAAGACGGACGAAAAGGATTACATCGTCGTGGATGAGTTCTTTGAGACGTCGAAGAAAGGTATCTGGGCGTTCGGCGATGCCATCGGTAAGAAAATGTTCCGGCATACGGCAAATCATGAGGCCGAACTTGTCTGGCACAATGCCGTTCACGGAAAGAAATCACGCATGAACTTCCTGACCGTGCCGCATGCCGTTTTCTCATACCCGGAGATAGCTGCAGTGGGGTTGACCGAGGAGGAGGCTGTCAAGCTCATGGGCAAAGATGAGGTTCTTGTGGGCAAGGCCATGTACACGGACGTGGCACGCGGCGATGCCATGATCGAGACCGAGGGCTTTGCCAAGGCCGTGGTGCAGCGGAAGACGGGAAAGATCCTGGGATACCACATCATCGGCCCGCAGGCGTCCATCCTGATCCAGGAGGTCGTGAATGCCATGGCAGGTGACGGCAACCTTTGGTCCGTTGCCAAGGGCATGCATATTCATCCGGCGCTGTCGGAGGTCGTGTTGAAGGCATTCGGGAAGCTGGACGAGGCAACAGAGAAAGGGTGA
- a CDS encoding AraC family transcriptional regulator produces the protein MPIYCTYLWGGHLLYLGRLDCNTRHRHHALQVIFNRTGQFFELRIDGSSIECDGVVIGSDYPHSLLSSSDSQVHLLIDHQSAVARTIARQHLGKKNIKILTGVLLRRLRGCIGARVNFLGSCTQAHEVYRKIVSVLGGFAEHPEDAVDPRIQAVMDLLQEKLLCEKVTVAELARRACLSESRLMHLFTKQIGIPIRRYNLWLRVLAAERFIAQGKMSFTEAAHSAGFADSAHLCRTYRSMFGHQLTDCVKNSRFVQVNSCYF, from the coding sequence ATGCCTATATACTGCACGTATCTTTGGGGCGGTCATCTTTTGTATCTGGGCCGGCTCGACTGCAATACCAGACACAGGCACCATGCCCTGCAAGTAATCTTTAACCGGACGGGGCAGTTTTTTGAATTGCGGATTGATGGATCCTCGATTGAATGCGACGGGGTCGTTATCGGGTCCGACTATCCCCACTCACTTCTCAGTTCCAGTGACAGTCAGGTCCACCTGCTGATCGACCATCAAAGCGCGGTTGCCAGAACGATTGCACGACAGCATCTCGGAAAAAAGAATATTAAAATACTCACCGGCGTTCTCCTCAGGAGGTTACGGGGATGTATCGGCGCCCGGGTTAATTTTCTCGGGTCATGCACACAAGCCCACGAGGTCTACAGAAAAATCGTATCGGTACTTGGTGGATTTGCCGAGCATCCAGAGGATGCGGTTGACCCTCGGATACAAGCCGTCATGGACCTGCTGCAGGAAAAACTTCTTTGCGAGAAAGTGACCGTCGCGGAACTTGCCCGGCGAGCCTGCCTTTCCGAAAGCCGGTTAATGCATCTGTTCACCAAGCAAATCGGCATTCCAATCCGGCGTTATAATCTGTGGCTGCGGGTTTTGGCGGCAGAGCGATTCATTGCGCAGGGCAAGATGTCTTTTACCGAGGCTGCGCATAGCGCCGGGTTTGCTGATTCCGCGCATCTCTGTCGCACCTACAGAAGCATGTTCGGCCACCAACTTACCGATTGTGTCAAAAACAGCAGGTTCGTTCAAGTAAATTCCTGTTATTTCTGA